One Serpentinicella alkaliphila DNA segment encodes these proteins:
- the hypF gene encoding carbamoyltransferase HypF has translation MNHKNSHNDMAEKRYIIKIFGIVQGVGYRPYIYNQANIFNIKGWVSNQGSAVILDIEGRKEDISDFLIKIIKNPPNLSTIEKVKLLHKEYKGYLDFQIMPSSSDEKELKFIGIDVATCPECLEEISNIDNHRYHYPFTNCTACGPRYSILRKLPYDRNNTTMDTFQMCLNCREEYNDTTSRRFHAQPNCCPNCGPSLLLLTNKGSKVICTDPIQKSIELLQQGKILAIKGVGGYHLACNAEKQEAVTTLRKRKNRPHKPFALMVKDIYIAKQLCRINATEEKILLSNKRPIVILEKKEDTILPDEIAPGMKKLGIMLPYTPLHYIMFRERITAIVMTSGNVSSEPIQYENNKAFENLGTIADYFLIHDRDIHIPLEDSVVRVINDQEVLVRRARGYTPFNFPINIAQEVLALGAEEKSAFCAAQNQYGYMSQYLGDLKNLDTYEIYEKAIENIVKLLGLKPRIIAYDFNESYLSSQYAESLVGKKIAVQHHHAHMVSCMVEHKIVTPVIGVVFDGTGLGTDGKIWGGEFFVGSRKSFIRVGHFKYATIQGGNKAIKEPWRIALSYLHQNNLRFDKIFKEVDEKSINTITQALNQKLNCFESSSVGRIFDCVAALLNLRQKITYDAQAAIELENILDSTVKEYYSYHIEDEDGVYRIDYKSSIIGVLKDIENQLSSSSISTKFHNTIGNVTLEVISRIKEIYNINQVVLSGGVFENTYLLSHVVQGLKKTDCHVYYHQQIPTNDSGISVGQLGVAAAIEGKG, from the coding sequence TTGAACCATAAAAATAGTCATAATGATATGGCTGAAAAAAGATACATCATAAAAATTTTTGGAATAGTCCAAGGGGTAGGGTATAGACCATATATATATAACCAGGCTAATATATTTAACATTAAAGGTTGGGTTAGTAATCAGGGAAGTGCTGTTATCCTAGATATAGAGGGTAGAAAAGAGGACATAAGTGACTTTTTAATAAAAATTATTAAAAATCCTCCTAATTTGTCTACAATAGAAAAAGTAAAATTACTTCATAAAGAATATAAGGGATATCTAGATTTTCAAATTATGCCTAGCTCCTCTGATGAAAAAGAACTTAAATTTATAGGGATTGATGTGGCTACTTGTCCAGAATGTTTAGAAGAAATCTCTAATATTGATAATCATAGATATCATTACCCTTTTACAAACTGCACAGCCTGTGGCCCACGATATTCTATTCTTAGAAAATTGCCCTATGATCGAAATAATACAACTATGGATACTTTCCAAATGTGTCTTAATTGCAGAGAAGAATACAATGATACGACAAGTAGGAGATTTCATGCTCAACCAAATTGTTGTCCAAATTGTGGACCCTCTTTACTTTTATTAACTAATAAGGGAAGTAAAGTAATATGCACGGATCCTATTCAAAAATCTATAGAACTTTTGCAACAGGGGAAAATATTGGCCATAAAAGGGGTAGGTGGATATCATTTGGCTTGCAATGCTGAAAAACAAGAGGCTGTAACGACATTGAGAAAAAGAAAAAACAGACCCCATAAGCCCTTTGCTCTTATGGTTAAGGATATATATATAGCAAAACAATTATGCAGGATTAATGCAACAGAAGAAAAGATCTTGTTAAGTAATAAAAGACCTATCGTTATATTAGAAAAAAAGGAAGATACGATATTACCTGATGAAATTGCTCCCGGAATGAAAAAATTAGGAATTATGCTTCCTTACACACCCTTACATTATATAATGTTTAGAGAAAGAATTACAGCTATTGTCATGACTAGTGGTAACGTAAGTAGTGAGCCAATACAATATGAAAATAATAAGGCATTTGAGAACTTAGGAACTATTGCTGACTATTTTTTAATACATGATAGAGACATACATATTCCACTGGAGGATTCGGTTGTAAGGGTAATAAATGACCAAGAGGTCTTAGTGAGAAGGGCGAGAGGCTATACCCCCTTTAACTTCCCAATCAATATAGCTCAGGAAGTATTGGCCTTGGGGGCTGAGGAAAAAAGTGCATTTTGCGCTGCTCAAAATCAATATGGGTATATGAGTCAGTATTTGGGAGACTTAAAGAATTTGGATACCTATGAAATCTATGAAAAGGCAATAGAAAATATAGTAAAATTATTGGGATTGAAGCCTAGAATAATTGCCTATGATTTCAATGAAAGCTATCTGTCATCTCAATATGCAGAAAGTCTAGTAGGTAAAAAAATAGCAGTACAGCATCATCATGCCCATATGGTTAGTTGCATGGTCGAACACAAGATTGTTACACCTGTAATAGGGGTAGTTTTTGATGGAACGGGCCTAGGCACAGACGGGAAAATATGGGGTGGAGAATTTTTCGTGGGTAGTAGGAAGAGTTTCATTCGTGTAGGGCATTTCAAATATGCAACCATACAAGGCGGAAATAAGGCAATCAAAGAACCCTGGAGGATTGCTTTAAGCTATCTACATCAAAATAATTTAAGGTTTGATAAGATATTTAAAGAGGTAGATGAAAAAAGTATTAATACAATTACCCAGGCTTTAAATCAGAAATTAAATTGTTTTGAAAGCTCGAGTGTGGGAAGGATTTTCGACTGTGTAGCAGCTCTACTAAATCTTAGACAAAAAATTACCTACGATGCTCAGGCAGCTATTGAATTAGAAAATATTTTAGATTCTACTGTTAAAGAATACTATTCTTATCATATAGAAGATGAAGATGGAGTTTATAGAATTGATTACAAAAGTAGTATAATCGGAGTTTTAAAAGACATAGAAAATCAATTATCATCTTCCTCTATTTCTACGAAATTTCATAATACTATAGGTAATGTGACCCTAGAGGTGATCTCTAGAATAAAGGAGATATACAATATAAACCAGGTAGTATTGAGCGGAGGAGTTTTTGAAAATACATATCTATTGTCTCATGTAGTCCAGGGGTTGAAGAAAACAGATTGCCATGTCTATTACCATCAACAAATCCCTACTAACGATAGTGGTATTTCAGTTGGACAATTAGGGGTGGCAGCTGCAATAGAAGGGAAGGGATGA
- a CDS encoding HypC/HybG/HupF family hydrogenase formation chaperone, which yields MCIAVPGEVIKLFHHEARVKIMGVETTVNIQLVANLKVGEHVLIHAGCAIERIDSIYYDDLLGILESMVDGNEREDR from the coding sequence ATGTGTATTGCAGTTCCAGGGGAAGTCATTAAATTATTTCATCATGAGGCAAGGGTAAAAATTATGGGAGTAGAAACGACTGTCAATATACAATTAGTTGCTAATTTAAAGGTGGGCGAACATGTGCTAATTCATGCAGGGTGTGCCATTGAGAGGATTGATAGTATATATTATGACGATCTGCTAGGTATATTGGAAAGTATGGTGGATGGAAATGAACGGGAAGATAGATAA
- the hypD gene encoding hydrogenase formation protein HypD: MNGKIDKDLLTHLINEVNSMVTEEIKIMEVCGTHTQMIAKLGLKTLLSSKIKLLSGPGCPVCVTEEKYIDRAIEILNKYDVTLATFGDLIKVRGSKVSLQEEKSRGKDVRIVYSPLDLIDMAEKNRGKQIVFLGVGFETTAPIIALAIKTAYDRGIDNLYFLTSIKLMSPVLHYIMKEANSQIHGLICPGHVATVKGSDYFKFINREYLIPAAVCGFEAIDIVGGIYYLVKQITQKRENAFQNLYKRCVSSQGNINANMLLDEVFDILDGEWRGIGNIEKSSLQINKKYARFDALNLFVVENQDVKVSMNCECKDILLGKKTPEECKLFMMGCNPRSPQGPCMVSTEGACAIAHRYGGGSIE, from the coding sequence ATGAACGGGAAGATAGATAAGGATCTGTTAACACACCTAATCAATGAGGTGAATTCCATGGTCACGGAAGAGATAAAGATTATGGAGGTATGTGGCACCCATACCCAAATGATTGCAAAGCTGGGGTTAAAAACTCTGTTATCCTCAAAAATTAAGCTCTTATCGGGGCCAGGATGTCCTGTCTGTGTAACGGAGGAAAAGTACATTGACCGTGCTATAGAAATTCTAAATAAATATGATGTAACGTTGGCTACCTTTGGGGATTTAATAAAGGTAAGGGGAAGTAAGGTGAGTTTACAGGAAGAAAAGAGTAGGGGAAAGGATGTAAGGATAGTCTATTCACCTCTGGACCTAATTGATATGGCGGAAAAAAATCGAGGAAAACAGATTGTTTTTCTTGGAGTAGGTTTTGAGACAACAGCACCTATTATAGCCTTAGCAATTAAAACTGCCTATGATAGAGGAATCGACAACCTATATTTTCTAACTTCCATTAAATTAATGTCACCCGTCCTACATTATATTATGAAGGAGGCTAACAGTCAGATCCATGGGCTAATCTGTCCAGGTCATGTGGCCACTGTAAAAGGGTCGGATTATTTTAAATTTATAAATAGAGAGTACCTTATTCCTGCTGCCGTATGTGGTTTTGAGGCTATTGACATTGTAGGTGGAATATATTACTTAGTTAAACAGATTACTCAAAAAAGGGAAAATGCCTTTCAAAATCTGTATAAAAGATGTGTGAGCTCTCAGGGAAATATAAATGCCAATATGTTGTTAGATGAGGTGTTTGATATTTTAGATGGAGAGTGGAGGGGAATTGGGAACATAGAAAAATCTTCTTTACAGATTAATAAAAAATATGCTAGATTTGACGCACTGAATTTATTTGTGGTAGAAAACCAAGATGTAAAGGTGAGTATGAATTGTGAATGCAAGGATATTTTATTGGGAAAGAAGACACCAGAGGAATGTAAGCTTTTTATGATGGGATGTAACCCTAGGAGTCCCCAGGGGCCTTGTATGGTATCCACAGAGGGGGCTTGTGCTATTGCTCATAGGTATGGGGGGGGAAGTATAGAATGA
- the hypE gene encoding hydrogenase expression/formation protein HypE, protein MNDKVLLRYGDGGKHTNLLIRNIFYKHFHNDMLVNYHDASVFDLDHGRLAFTTDSFVVKPLVFPGGDIGKLAVCGTINDLVTAGAKPLYLSCGFIIEEGFDIKLIEKIAESMGEMCRKTGVKIITGDTKVVEKGAVDGVFINTSGIGVVQAGYQPKTIQEGDQIIITGGIAEHGTTIAVERFKIKVEGNIKSDCSPLNHIIERIQPKLESIRLMKDPTRGGLATALNEIVEMSGKGIRLLEKAIPISSEVKSINELLGLDPLYHACEGRLIIIVEKQNAEEVLDEIRRCEGCEDATIIGGFDLIGVHPRVVMETYIGGRRIVSPLEADMLPRIC, encoded by the coding sequence ATGAATGATAAAGTGTTACTCCGGTATGGAGACGGAGGAAAGCATACAAACTTACTTATAAGGAATATTTTTTATAAGCATTTTCATAATGATATGTTAGTAAACTATCATGATGCCTCTGTATTTGATTTGGATCATGGGAGACTGGCCTTTACAACAGATTCCTTTGTTGTAAAGCCTCTGGTATTTCCTGGGGGGGACATTGGGAAATTAGCTGTTTGTGGTACTATAAATGATCTAGTTACAGCAGGAGCCAAGCCGTTATATTTAAGCTGTGGCTTTATAATTGAAGAGGGCTTTGATATAAAGCTAATTGAAAAGATTGCAGAGTCCATGGGAGAGATGTGTAGAAAAACCGGAGTAAAAATAATAACAGGTGATACAAAGGTGGTTGAAAAAGGGGCAGTAGATGGTGTATTCATCAATACCTCAGGAATAGGAGTAGTTCAGGCTGGATATCAACCCAAAACGATACAAGAGGGAGATCAAATTATTATAACTGGGGGTATTGCAGAGCATGGTACTACGATAGCAGTTGAACGATTTAAAATAAAAGTAGAAGGAAACATCAAAAGTGATTGTAGTCCATTAAACCATATAATTGAAAGGATCCAGCCAAAATTGGAAAGTATTAGGTTAATGAAGGACCCTACCAGGGGAGGTCTAGCAACTGCCTTAAATGAAATCGTAGAAATGTCTGGAAAAGGAATTAGGTTGTTAGAAAAGGCTATCCCAATATCAAGTGAAGTGAAATCTATAAATGAGCTTTTAGGGTTAGATCCTTTATATCATGCTTGTGAGGGTAGATTGATCATTATAGTTGAGAAGCAAAATGCTGAAGAAGTACTAGATGAAATTCGACGATGTGAGGGCTGTGAAGATGCAACAATTATAGGTGGATTTGATTTAATTGGTGTACATCCCAGGGTAGTGATGGAAACATATATTGGGGGCAGGAGAATTGTTAGCCCCCTAGAGGCAGATATGCTACCACGAATATGCTAA
- a CDS encoding cupin domain-containing protein → MINLNNGYQPYPHPNHPVYNPYNPYNCYNPYQHPYWGYTPMHHPCPPTQPIRLKDYGPCPYVVNIEEATKQNDYYRIALWTGEYLQLTLMSINPGDDIGLELHEDHDQFIRIEEGQGIIMMGDSKDQLDFKAEVYDDYAIFIPAGKWHNLINTGRTPLKLYSIYAPPEHPRGTIHRTKADAEKHPGY, encoded by the coding sequence GTGATCAATTTGAATAATGGATACCAACCATATCCACACCCTAATCATCCAGTATATAACCCATACAATCCCTATAATTGCTATAACCCTTATCAACACCCTTATTGGGGGTATACACCGATGCACCATCCATGTCCCCCGACACAGCCTATTAGATTAAAAGATTATGGCCCCTGCCCCTATGTAGTTAATATTGAAGAGGCTACCAAACAAAACGATTATTACCGTATCGCTTTATGGACAGGAGAATACTTGCAGCTTACGTTAATGAGTATCAATCCTGGGGACGATATAGGTTTAGAGCTTCATGAAGACCATGATCAATTCATACGTATTGAAGAAGGTCAGGGTATTATTATGATGGGAGACAGTAAAGATCAATTAGATTTTAAAGCAGAAGTCTATGATGATTATGCAATATTTATCCCTGCTGGTAAATGGCACAACTTGATTAATACAGGACGTACCCCTCTAAAACTATACTCTATTTACGCACCACCCGAGCATCCTCGGGGTACAATTCATAGAACAAAAGCAGATGCTGAAAAACACCCAGGGTACTAA
- a CDS encoding staygreen family protein, translating into MERLDPEKLYVEFRPGVTTTEPILGRKYTLTHSDITAELFLTIGLQFAYDKITSMRDEVLAEWKTSNLGIFLYVYVYIGNFDSAINAIRNAIFRRELPLALEAIIYGDNEFFATHTQLNYTPIWIYFDSTDPAYNPFEYWGTPTDYK; encoded by the coding sequence ATGGAAAGATTAGATCCTGAAAAACTTTATGTGGAATTCAGACCAGGTGTAACAACGACGGAACCAATACTAGGACGAAAATATACATTGACACACTCTGATATAACAGCCGAGCTATTTTTAACTATAGGTTTACAATTTGCATATGATAAAATTACTAGCATGAGGGATGAGGTTTTGGCAGAATGGAAAACTTCTAACTTAGGTATATTTCTTTATGTATACGTTTATATAGGTAATTTTGATTCTGCCATAAATGCTATACGTAATGCTATCTTTAGGAGGGAATTGCCATTGGCGCTTGAAGCAATCATCTATGGAGACAATGAATTTTTTGCAACACATACACAATTAAATTATACACCTATATGGATATATTTTGATTCAACTGATCCTGCTTACAATCCATTTGAATATTGGGGAACTCCTACGGATTACAAGTAA
- the istA gene encoding IS21 family transposase encodes MLNKSELARRFNCDRRTVDRYISNLGNETRKPRESKSKLDQFKEIVIDKVDNYGSKSMAVFKFIQKKGYDGGYQTVNNFIKKHRKSEVKKATIRFDTSPGLQAQVDWKESIKMISKHGEVFEINIFLMVLGYSRLKFLKLTTNRTQETLFECLFEGFRYYQGVPKEILFDNMSTVVDRSNTTFKNISINKVFKYFSMDAGFEVITCRPYRPETKGKVEALAKLVDRLTPYNGEFDTFDELESIVKSFNEDINNEISQATNEIPKLRYEKEKEYLNPLPTMDVLLSYFHHEKQYKVSNESMIRYKGKKYSVPTGYIGCYLTVSQIDTELYIYFNQDLIVCHQISDKILHYKKDHAKDILLSDALRHYSDEDVELFIEQNLRNMDIFLEE; translated from the coding sequence TTGTTGAACAAGAGTGAACTAGCAAGAAGATTTAACTGTGATAGAAGAACTGTAGATAGATACATTTCTAATTTAGGAAATGAGACAAGAAAGCCAAGAGAATCAAAAAGTAAGCTGGATCAATTTAAAGAGATCGTAATAGATAAGGTCGATAACTACGGCTCAAAATCTATGGCAGTATTTAAATTTATTCAAAAGAAAGGATATGATGGAGGTTATCAAACTGTAAATAATTTTATTAAAAAGCATAGAAAGTCTGAAGTAAAGAAAGCAACAATTAGATTTGATACTAGTCCTGGGCTCCAAGCACAAGTTGACTGGAAAGAAAGTATAAAGATGATCAGTAAACACGGTGAGGTTTTTGAAATAAACATATTTCTAATGGTCCTAGGCTATTCCAGGCTTAAATTTTTAAAGCTTACAACAAACAGAACTCAGGAAACACTATTTGAGTGTTTATTTGAAGGATTTAGATACTACCAAGGCGTTCCTAAAGAAATACTTTTTGATAACATGTCAACAGTCGTAGACAGAAGTAATACTACATTTAAAAACATATCAATAAATAAAGTTTTTAAATATTTCTCTATGGATGCTGGATTTGAAGTAATAACATGTAGGCCATATAGACCGGAAACCAAGGGAAAGGTTGAAGCACTTGCAAAGCTAGTAGATAGGCTAACACCGTATAATGGAGAGTTTGATACATTTGATGAATTGGAAAGTATTGTTAAGTCTTTTAATGAAGATATAAATAATGAAATTTCACAGGCAACAAATGAGATCCCAAAATTAAGATACGAAAAAGAAAAAGAGTATTTAAACCCTCTACCTACAATGGATGTCCTTTTATCATATTTCCACCACGAAAAACAATATAAGGTATCTAACGAATCCATGATCAGATATAAAGGTAAAAAATACTCTGTGCCAACCGGCTATATTGGTTGCTATTTAACAGTATCACAAATTGATACTGAATTATACATCTATTTTAATCAAGATTTAATTGTTTGTCATCAAATATCGGATAAAATTTTACACTACAAAAAAGATCATGCAAAAGATATATTACTCTCTGATGCTTTAAGACATTATTCAGATGAAGATGTTGAATTATTTATCGAGCAGAATTTAAGAAATATGGATATATTTTTGGAGGAGTGA
- a CDS encoding ATP-binding protein → MSSYTKLLNNLESLKLDKFRAFLPNYLGEISKRDIPFTDALLELTEKELEFRNERASKIQIAVSAFPYEKTLSDFDFDFQPSINKSQLLDLESLRFLENKENVLFFGSSGVGKTHLAVALGVAAAKKRYITYFISCNDLIMQLNKAHAENRLESKLKHYAKYKLLIIDEL, encoded by the coding sequence ATGAGTTCGTATACTAAATTACTTAATAATCTAGAATCCCTTAAATTAGATAAATTCAGAGCCTTTTTACCTAATTACTTAGGTGAGATATCTAAGCGAGATATTCCGTTTACAGACGCTCTTTTAGAGCTAACTGAAAAAGAATTAGAGTTTAGAAATGAAAGAGCTTCGAAAATACAAATAGCGGTTTCTGCATTCCCCTACGAAAAAACCTTATCAGACTTTGATTTTGATTTTCAACCCTCCATTAATAAATCTCAATTATTGGATTTGGAGAGTTTGAGATTCTTAGAAAACAAAGAAAATGTTCTGTTTTTCGGATCTTCCGGAGTTGGAAAAACTCACTTAGCTGTAGCACTAGGAGTAGCTGCAGCTAAGAAAAGATACATTACTTACTTTATTTCTTGTAATGATTTAATCATGCAGCTAAATAAGGCTCACGCAGAAAATCGCTTAGAATCAAAGTTAAAGCATTATGCTAAATATAAACTATTGATAATAGACGAATTATGA
- a CDS encoding site-specific integrase, with protein MNMTTISLKQLISSVESHLSASGYSKNTINRYRSCWRKILKRCSIYGIEEFSYKKCLSFIQEEYNIPSLENLKHHHVFYLRTIKVLNEYALYGKILKCHQKLGVQVVSEFADILSEFLNTGLESGLTKRTIEGKSIQLTSFLNYIEKIGIRKISLLEPEPILSYVKYISEKGYSTSTRSGILFTLRNFLSFLYEKSILLLPCSNYFLLFFLIKWSVFHLTIMKMNLRKYFHM; from the coding sequence ATGAATATGACTACTATATCATTAAAACAATTAATCAGTAGTGTAGAATCACACCTTAGTGCTTCTGGATATTCCAAAAATACAATTAACAGATATCGTTCTTGTTGGAGAAAAATATTAAAACGATGCAGTATTTATGGAATAGAAGAATTTTCTTATAAAAAATGTTTGTCATTTATTCAAGAAGAATACAATATCCCATCATTAGAAAACCTCAAGCACCACCATGTATTTTATCTTAGGACTATTAAAGTTTTGAATGAGTATGCACTATATGGTAAGATTCTTAAATGTCATCAAAAATTAGGAGTTCAGGTAGTCTCAGAATTTGCAGATATATTATCCGAATTTCTAAATACTGGATTAGAATCTGGATTGACTAAAAGGACTATAGAAGGTAAATCTATTCAACTAACAAGTTTTCTTAATTATATTGAGAAAATTGGTATAAGGAAAATTAGTCTACTGGAACCAGAACCTATTCTCTCATATGTGAAATATATTTCCGAAAAGGGTTATTCTACGTCTACTAGAAGTGGTATTCTGTTCACATTAAGAAACTTTTTATCCTTCTTATATGAAAAAAGTATATTACTACTCCCATGCAGCAATTATTTCCTGTTATTTTTTCTAATAAAATGGAGCGTATTCCATCTTACTATAATGAAGATGAACTTAAGAAAATACTTTCACATGTAA
- a CDS encoding site-specific integrase, giving the protein MERIPSYYNEDELKKILSHVNRDKDIGKRDYLILLLAIQLGIRAGDIRLMKLEFIKWSKNTIEFIQQKTGNPIQIPLPDNIKYAIIDYIKNGRPKGESHYIFLRHRAPFVPYGSTNVFHYVITRYMDEAMVSYSDRKHGLHSMRHSLASNLLKNNTPYPVITGILGHENTSTTRLYLSIDIEQLRSVALEVAYEE; this is encoded by the coding sequence ATGGAGCGTATTCCATCTTACTATAATGAAGATGAACTTAAGAAAATACTTTCACATGTAAATAGAGATAAGGACATAGGTAAAAGAGATTATCTAATTTTATTGCTTGCCATACAATTAGGAATTCGTGCTGGTGATATCCGGTTAATGAAGTTAGAATTCATAAAATGGAGCAAAAATACAATTGAATTTATTCAGCAAAAGACAGGAAATCCAATTCAAATCCCCTTGCCCGATAATATTAAATATGCAATTATTGATTATATTAAAAATGGTCGCCCAAAGGGAGAGTCCCACTATATTTTTTTAAGACATCGAGCGCCATTTGTACCTTATGGATCAACAAATGTATTTCATTATGTAATAACTCGATATATGGATGAAGCGATGGTATCTTATTCAGATCGTAAACATGGATTGCATTCTATGAGACATAGTTTGGCAAGTAATCTACTAAAAAACAATACACCCTACCCAGTAATTACAGGGATACTAGGGCATGAAAATACAAGTACAACTCGCCTGTATCTATCAATTGATATTGAGCAACTCCGCTCTGTAGCATTGGAGGTGGCATATGAAGAGTAG
- a CDS encoding tyrosine-type recombinase/integrase produces MVEKYVARRGVESVKTQHMRMSIIRQFSLFMNRIGFSYYVYPETDLVQIKNDFTPYIFTHNEINRLTKILDKIPISPRYPTYHIIYPMLFRMLYGCGLRINEALGLRMKNLDIEQGIIRLDATKNNIQRLMPMSKSLLKYCKKYVKRMGFSSTYDGYYYPSKNGSQYNSTPVYCQFRKFMTFAGIFRENGTTPRVHDIRHTFAVHALEKMVDEGNDIYCSLPILSTYLGHRGLESTEKYLRLTIEAHASIIDTMTEYYNNAYPEVVDYEN; encoded by the coding sequence ATGGTAGAAAAATATGTAGCACGTCGGGGAGTAGAATCAGTTAAAACACAACATATGAGAATGAGCATTATTCGTCAATTTTCTTTGTTTATGAACCGAATAGGCTTTAGCTATTATGTATATCCTGAAACAGATCTTGTTCAAATTAAAAATGATTTTACTCCATATATTTTTACACACAATGAGATAAATAGACTAACTAAAATCCTTGATAAAATTCCAATTAGTCCAAGATATCCAACATACCATATTATATATCCGATGTTATTTAGGATGCTTTATGGATGTGGACTAAGAATTAATGAAGCCCTTGGTTTGAGAATGAAAAATTTAGATATTGAACAAGGAATCATAAGGTTGGATGCCACCAAGAATAACATACAACGTCTGATGCCTATGTCCAAATCACTACTTAAATATTGTAAAAAGTATGTAAAGAGAATGGGTTTTTCATCTACATATGACGGTTACTATTACCCTAGTAAAAATGGTAGTCAATATAATAGCACCCCCGTATACTGTCAATTTAGAAAGTTTATGACCTTTGCTGGAATATTTAGAGAAAATGGAACAACTCCTCGAGTACATGACATTCGCCATACGTTTGCTGTCCATGCTTTGGAAAAGATGGTTGACGAAGGAAATGATATATACTGTTCACTTCCAATTCTAAGCACATATCTTGGACACAGGGGTTTGGAAAGCACAGAAAAATACCTTCGATTAACAATTGAAGCCCATGCTTCCATCATTGACACAATGACTGAGTACTACAACAATGCCTATCCGGAGGTGGTAGACTATGAAAATTAA
- a CDS encoding tyrosine-type recombinase/integrase, with product MEKPEYIELCSSIFDIKTRKVPIIPMNYISVEAIKHLFRLHDSSSTEGRREMAILVLLYDSGARVQEIADLTFGDIRNIKPATVKLTGKGNKTRIIPLMPQTLDILNIYMNDCKRKKEMQPVHPLFFNKKFEKLTRAGIAYILDKYVKKARSLHPELFSGKISPHTLRHSKAMHLLEGGVNLIYIRDFLGHTSVITTEIYAKSNPEIKRKAIEEASHNVLPLEKYSEKEKEEMIEWLKTII from the coding sequence ATGGAAAAGCCCGAGTATATTGAACTTTGTTCATCAATATTTGATATTAAAACTCGCAAAGTACCTATTATTCCAATGAACTATATCTCAGTAGAAGCCATTAAACATCTATTTCGTCTTCATGACAGTTCATCTACAGAAGGACGAAGAGAAATGGCAATATTAGTTCTCCTTTATGATAGTGGGGCTAGAGTTCAGGAAATTGCTGATTTAACTTTTGGAGATATTCGAAACATAAAACCTGCTACAGTAAAATTAACAGGAAAAGGCAATAAAACAAGAATTATACCCCTAATGCCACAAACACTTGATATCCTAAATATCTATATGAATGACTGCAAAAGAAAAAAAGAAATGCAACCTGTACATCCCTTGTTTTTCAATAAAAAGTTTGAGAAACTTACAAGAGCTGGAATTGCTTATATATTAGATAAATATGTAAAGAAAGCAAGGAGTCTACATCCAGAACTATTTTCAGGAAAGATATCACCACATACCTTAAGACATAGTAAAGCTATGCACTTGTTAGAAGGCGGAGTAAATTTAATTTATATTAGGGACTTTTTAGGCCATACATCTGTTATTACTACAGAAATTTATGCAAAATCAAATCCTGAAATTAAACGTAAGGCAATAGAAGAAGCAAGCCATAATGTTTTACCGCTAGAAAAATATTCAGAAAAGGAGAAAGAAGAAATGATAGAATGGCTTAAAACAATTATCTAA